In Salisediminibacterium beveridgei, one DNA window encodes the following:
- a CDS encoding DUF1128 domain-containing protein, which translates to MSEHDPRRDDLSHMIEEIKRKLHVVNGAAIKAESFSLNKYDDIEEIYDMVMSKDSFSVSELNAIVSELGQMRDRQPE; encoded by the coding sequence ATGAGTGAACATGATCCAAGACGTGATGATTTAAGTCATATGATTGAAGAAATTAAGCGAAAACTGCATGTGGTGAATGGAGCTGCTATAAAAGCTGAAAGTTTTTCACTGAATAAATATGATGATATCGAAGAAATTTACGACATGGTGATGAGTAAAGACAGCTTCAGTGTCAGTGAATTGAATGCAATCGTTTCTGAGCTGGGTCAAATGCGGGACCGTCAGCCTGAATAA
- a CDS encoding kinase-associated lipoprotein B, with protein sequence MSELTNQTVKALYKTGSYYGRVIEDHPTKQTVLVEILAVEKHPVQGDLHHPKEVNVPLFHERKALSFREKANMPRHTVKPFDSEIPEYNESLKHSLETMKTELKNEDTDWSFHALKALEAVEKDYPIA encoded by the coding sequence GTGAGCGAATTAACCAATCAGACAGTCAAGGCGCTATACAAAACCGGATCTTATTATGGACGGGTGATTGAGGATCATCCGACGAAGCAAACGGTACTAGTAGAGATACTCGCCGTTGAAAAACATCCGGTGCAGGGTGACCTGCACCACCCGAAGGAAGTCAATGTTCCGTTGTTTCATGAGCGAAAGGCATTGAGTTTTCGCGAGAAGGCCAACATGCCACGCCACACGGTTAAACCATTTGACAGCGAGATTCCTGAATACAATGAATCATTGAAGCATTCACTTGAAACAATGAAAACTGAACTGAAGAATGAAGACACGGATTGGTCGTTTCATGCCTTGAAAGCCCTTGAAGCTGTTGAAAAAGACTACCCCATAGCATAA
- the rnc gene encoding ribonuclease III, translated as MQQSRKIHRKGMKRQAKKMQMSNAQKAKYRQFIQSLNVPYTNEDLFIQAFTHSSYVNEHRIRPHDDNERLEFLGDAVLELAISQYLFKLFEQMSEGEMTKLRAAIVCEPSLAKIADSLNFGDYVLLGKGEEMTGGRKRPALLADVFESFIGAVYLDLGMEAVYQFLGDYVYPKIHDGSFSHMMDFKSQLQEYIQQENQGQVQYQIIEEKGPAHAREFISEVSLDEEQLGVGRGKSKKEAEQMAAQKALKKLGSEIATLKID; from the coding sequence ATGCAACAGTCACGTAAAATTCATCGAAAAGGCATGAAACGGCAGGCAAAAAAAATGCAAATGTCCAATGCACAAAAAGCGAAGTACAGGCAATTCATTCAATCGTTGAATGTCCCATACACCAATGAAGATTTATTTATACAGGCATTCACCCACTCTTCGTATGTGAATGAACACCGGATTCGTCCTCATGATGATAATGAGCGGTTGGAGTTTTTAGGCGATGCTGTTTTGGAATTGGCCATCTCTCAATATTTGTTTAAGCTCTTTGAACAGATGAGTGAAGGTGAGATGACCAAACTCAGAGCAGCAATCGTTTGTGAGCCATCGCTGGCAAAAATTGCGGACTCCCTTAATTTTGGTGACTATGTACTTCTTGGTAAAGGTGAGGAAATGACAGGGGGGCGAAAACGTCCTGCTCTTCTGGCTGACGTATTTGAATCATTCATCGGGGCAGTTTATCTTGACCTAGGTATGGAAGCGGTTTATCAATTTCTGGGGGATTATGTTTATCCGAAAATACACGATGGTTCGTTTTCACACATGATGGATTTCAAGAGTCAGCTTCAGGAATACATTCAACAGGAGAATCAGGGTCAGGTGCAATATCAGATCATTGAAGAGAAAGGGCCGGCCCATGCGAGAGAATTCATATCAGAAGTAAGCCTGGATGAAGAACAGCTTGGCGTTGGCAGAGGTAAATCCAAAAAGGAAGCTGAGCAGATGGCCGCGCAGAAAGCGTTGAAGAAGCTCGGTTCTGAAATTGCGACGTTAAAAATTGATTGA
- the acpP gene encoding acyl carrier protein: MATVHDRIASIVSERLGVDESEVKREATFKDDLGADSLDVVELVMELEDEFELEISDEDAEKIASVGDVIDYIERHQ, translated from the coding sequence ATGGCTACAGTGCATGATCGTATTGCAAGTATCGTCTCCGAACGTCTTGGTGTCGATGAATCCGAAGTGAAAAGAGAAGCCACATTCAAAGATGATTTAGGTGCAGATTCGTTGGATGTTGTTGAACTGGTTATGGAACTTGAAGACGAATTTGAACTTGAAATTTCTGATGAGGATGCAGAAAAAATCGCATCAGTCGGTGACGTTATTGATTACATAGAACGTCATCAATAA
- the fabG gene encoding 3-oxoacyl-[acyl-carrier-protein] reductase: protein MNGKNVLVTGGSRGIGRAVCEAFAKAGANVAVNYSGNVEKAEETVEACQAHGVDAFSVKADVADSAAVNDMVKTVLERFKTVDVLVNNAGITKDNLIMRMKEEDFDAVINTNLKGVFNVSKALTRPMMKQRSGRIINVSSVVGVLGNAGQANYVASKAGVIGLTKSLARELSNRNILVNAVAPGFISTEMTDDLDEEMKKTLLDQIPLGRLGQTEDVANVILFLAGDGASYMTGQTLHIDGGMVMP, encoded by the coding sequence GTGAACGGAAAAAATGTCCTGGTTACAGGAGGGTCCCGCGGCATCGGGCGCGCGGTCTGTGAAGCCTTTGCCAAAGCGGGAGCTAATGTGGCCGTGAACTATTCAGGGAATGTTGAAAAAGCTGAAGAAACGGTTGAAGCCTGTCAGGCACATGGTGTAGATGCTTTCTCAGTAAAGGCGGATGTTGCGGACAGTGCGGCCGTCAATGATATGGTGAAAACAGTGCTCGAACGCTTCAAGACAGTTGATGTCCTGGTCAATAACGCAGGAATTACCAAGGACAATCTGATCATGAGGATGAAGGAAGAGGATTTCGATGCTGTGATTAACACGAATCTGAAAGGGGTGTTTAATGTATCCAAAGCGCTGACACGCCCAATGATGAAGCAGCGTTCGGGCCGGATCATTAATGTCTCTTCCGTCGTTGGAGTCCTTGGAAATGCCGGACAGGCGAACTACGTGGCCAGTAAGGCCGGCGTGATCGGATTGACGAAATCTCTGGCCAGGGAATTATCCAACCGGAACATCCTGGTGAACGCAGTTGCTCCGGGATTCATCTCAACCGAAATGACAGACGATCTCGACGAAGAGATGAAGAAGACATTGCTTGATCAGATACCTCTCGGCCGTCTCGGACAGACTGAAGATGTGGCAAATGTCATCTTGTTCCTTGCAGGTGACGGGGCGTCATATATGACAGGACAAACCCTCCATATTGATGGTGGAATGGTAATGCCATAA
- the fabD gene encoding ACP S-malonyltransferase: MTKIAVMFPGQGSQSPGMGHELFLAHAAASNVFEEADKALERSLSSLIFEGDAEELKKTTNTQPALFTTGAAVWKVLEDHGIQADYACGHSLGEYTALYASGALSFNDAVKLVQTRGKLMEEAVPDGQGAMAAIMGLPKEAVLDISNEVHQLNETAEPANYNAEGQIVISGTSKGVEKACELAKDAGARRVIPLNVSGPFHSSLMMPASEQMQNVLDHVAVHTMAIPVIANVTASPYRSTDEVKQLLVDQIHSPVKWTETIQYLIDQGVDTFIEAGPGKVLAGLVKKAARRATVLPVYDDETLEKALNTLKAEK, encoded by the coding sequence ATGACGAAGATAGCGGTCATGTTCCCGGGCCAAGGGTCTCAGTCACCAGGCATGGGGCATGAATTGTTTCTAGCTCACGCTGCGGCTTCGAATGTGTTTGAAGAAGCCGACAAAGCATTAGAACGAAGCTTGTCATCTCTAATTTTTGAAGGAGATGCTGAAGAACTCAAAAAAACAACAAATACACAGCCTGCTCTATTCACGACAGGAGCAGCTGTATGGAAAGTGCTCGAGGATCATGGGATTCAGGCTGACTACGCCTGCGGACACAGTCTCGGGGAATATACTGCACTTTATGCCAGCGGCGCGCTTTCTTTCAATGATGCAGTTAAGCTCGTGCAAACCCGCGGGAAGCTGATGGAAGAAGCTGTTCCCGACGGTCAAGGTGCCATGGCTGCAATCATGGGTCTACCAAAGGAAGCTGTTTTGGACATTTCCAATGAGGTTCATCAGTTGAATGAAACAGCTGAGCCAGCAAATTATAATGCAGAAGGTCAAATTGTTATTTCAGGAACATCAAAGGGCGTTGAAAAGGCGTGTGAGTTGGCAAAAGACGCAGGAGCAAGACGTGTGATCCCCTTGAACGTGAGTGGTCCTTTCCACTCTTCTTTGATGATGCCTGCTTCTGAGCAGATGCAGAACGTCCTTGATCACGTTGCGGTTCACACCATGGCCATACCTGTGATTGCAAATGTTACTGCGTCTCCTTACCGCTCAACAGATGAGGTGAAGCAGCTTCTTGTTGACCAAATCCATTCTCCTGTAAAGTGGACGGAAACGATACAATACTTGATTGATCAAGGTGTGGACACTTTTATCGAAGCTGGACCTGGGAAGGTGTTGGCAGGGCTTGTGAAAAAAGCGGCGAGACGGGCTACGGTGTTACCGGTTTATGATGATGAGACGCTTGAAAAGGCATTGAATACATTAAAAGCCGAAAAATAA
- the plsX gene encoding phosphate acyltransferase PlsX produces the protein MKLAIDAMGGDHAPENIIKGSLLALHTFKDLELILIGDEEQIRPHLQGETDRIEVMHTDEWITSEDSPVKAVRRKKTSSMVLTVREVKEGRADAAISAGNTGALMTAGLLIVGRAKGIERPALSPMLPTKNGDGFLLLDVGANMEAKPSHLLQYALMGNVYMKNVRGLEKPRIGLLNVGSEAGKGTELTKQAYDLIEESGLHFVGNVEARDLLEGVADVVVADGFSGNLVLKSVEGTAISLFSILKRELTSSLKNKMAAAILKPAFKKVKNQMDYSEYGGAGLFGLRAPVIKAHGSSDERAFFSAIRQAKLMVDEEVTATISSEIERLQQEGELES, from the coding sequence ATGAAACTGGCCATTGATGCAATGGGTGGTGACCATGCACCTGAAAACATTATAAAAGGTAGTCTGCTCGCCTTACATACATTTAAAGACCTTGAGTTGATCCTCATCGGAGATGAAGAACAGATTCGACCGCATTTACAAGGTGAAACGGATCGGATTGAAGTGATGCATACAGATGAATGGATAACATCAGAGGATTCCCCCGTAAAGGCCGTGCGCCGCAAAAAAACGTCGTCGATGGTCCTCACTGTCAGAGAAGTGAAAGAAGGGCGGGCAGATGCAGCTATTTCGGCAGGGAATACCGGTGCATTGATGACGGCAGGGCTATTGATTGTAGGTCGGGCCAAAGGAATTGAACGTCCGGCACTATCACCTATGCTGCCAACGAAAAATGGTGATGGCTTTCTGCTTCTTGATGTTGGAGCCAATATGGAAGCAAAACCGTCTCATCTTCTGCAATATGCATTAATGGGTAACGTTTATATGAAAAATGTCCGGGGTCTTGAAAAACCGCGAATCGGTTTATTGAATGTTGGCTCAGAGGCTGGTAAGGGTACAGAACTGACGAAGCAGGCTTACGATTTAATCGAAGAGAGCGGTCTTCATTTTGTCGGGAACGTGGAAGCCCGCGATCTTCTCGAAGGCGTTGCTGATGTGGTTGTTGCTGATGGTTTCAGTGGTAATCTGGTACTGAAATCTGTGGAAGGAACTGCGATCTCTTTGTTTTCCATATTAAAGCGAGAATTGACGTCATCATTGAAAAATAAAATGGCAGCAGCCATTTTAAAGCCCGCATTTAAAAAAGTGAAAAATCAAATGGATTATTCAGAATATGGTGGCGCGGGTTTGTTTGGTCTGCGGGCACCCGTGATCAAAGCGCACGGATCATCCGACGAGAGAGCGTTTTTCAGTGCAATTCGCCAGGCGAAGCTGATGGTGGATGAAGAAGTGACAGCCACGATCTCTTCTGAAATCGAACGCTTACAGCAGGAAGGAGAACTGGAGTCATGA
- the fapR gene encoding transcription factor FapR — protein MKLTKRKRQPRLKEKIAENPFITDDALADYFNVSVQTVRLDRLELSIPEVRERIKHVAKKQYDTVKALPLEEVIGEIIDLELDTYALSILDVTEDHVFSRTGIARGHHLFAQANSLAVAVIDDELALTVSADVSFKRQVQSGERVVAKAKVAVVDNSRTRVNVESFVEHELVFSGSFSMYRSDSANELEEGKS, from the coding sequence GTGAAACTAACAAAACGTAAGCGTCAACCGCGATTAAAAGAAAAAATAGCTGAGAATCCGTTTATCACTGATGATGCACTGGCGGATTATTTTAATGTCAGTGTCCAGACCGTTCGTCTTGACCGCTTGGAACTCAGTATTCCGGAAGTCCGTGAACGGATTAAACACGTGGCTAAAAAGCAGTATGATACGGTGAAAGCATTGCCTCTTGAAGAAGTGATCGGAGAAATCATTGATCTCGAACTCGATACGTATGCACTATCCATTTTGGACGTTACCGAGGATCATGTGTTTTCAAGAACCGGCATCGCACGAGGACATCATTTGTTCGCACAGGCGAACTCACTGGCTGTAGCGGTGATTGATGATGAACTTGCGTTAACGGTAAGCGCTGATGTTTCATTTAAGCGCCAGGTTCAAAGCGGAGAGCGCGTCGTTGCAAAAGCGAAGGTTGCAGTCGTGGACAACTCGAGAACACGCGTGAATGTGGAGAGTTTTGTAGAACACGAACTTGTATTCAGTGGTTCATTCTCCATGTACCGAAGTGATTCTGCAAATGAATTGGAGGAGGGGAAATCATGA
- the recG gene encoding ATP-dependent DNA helicase RecG, whose translation MNQPVSAVAGIGPRNEEVLATMGIYTVGDLLTYFPFRYENHEIQPLSEAEHQQRVTVQGTIHSMPELKFFKGKKSRLTIRILADGLLVKVVFFNQPYMKKQLILNDTVIISGTFDRHRLQITGAIVKPVEKIERGGLEPVYSIKGDLKQHQFRRFVEQVTDGFIHDIEEVLPESLMSRYQLMERKQAVYYLHFPKDEQAFNQARRRMAYEELLLFQLKMQWFRKNERQAGDGQSKSWDAEAVNAFIKRLPFELTTAQEQVLSDILSDLSSIERMNRLLQGDVGSGKTVVAAIAFYANFLAGFQGALMVPTEILAEQHAASLRELFAELKVNIAHLSGSSKVKEKREVLEMLASGEVDLIIGTHALIQEGVNFSNLGLVITDEQHRFGVAQRRTLKQKGLRPDVLFMTATPIPRTLAISAFGDMDVSTIDQLPAGRKPIKTHWGKRNMLQRVLAFVDKEIEKGHQVYVITPLIEESEALEVQNAIELHRTLTEALPHRRCGLMHGRLQHQEKEQAMADFQSNAIQLLVSTTVVEVGVNVPNATVMVIYDADRFGLAQLHQLRGRVGRGADQSHCILLADPKTEVGKERMSIMTETTDGFELSQRDLEMRGPGEFFGVRQSGMPKFKVADLLEDYRILETARNDAAKIIQSGALFEHDSYRSLLMMLESDIAFQEEKVD comes from the coding sequence ATGAATCAGCCTGTATCAGCAGTTGCAGGTATTGGCCCGAGGAACGAGGAAGTACTAGCAACCATGGGCATATACACCGTGGGCGATCTTTTGACATATTTTCCATTCCGATATGAAAATCATGAAATTCAACCGTTATCAGAAGCGGAACATCAGCAGCGTGTTACCGTTCAAGGAACGATTCACAGCATGCCGGAGCTGAAATTTTTTAAAGGGAAAAAATCGAGATTGACGATCCGCATTCTAGCAGATGGTCTTCTGGTAAAAGTGGTCTTCTTTAATCAACCTTATATGAAAAAACAGCTGATCCTTAATGACACAGTGATTATCAGTGGTACATTTGACCGGCATCGGCTGCAAATTACGGGTGCAATTGTGAAGCCTGTTGAAAAAATTGAACGAGGTGGCCTTGAACCGGTGTACTCCATTAAAGGAGACCTGAAACAGCACCAATTCAGGCGATTTGTCGAACAGGTAACCGATGGTTTCATTCATGATATCGAAGAAGTTCTGCCTGAATCTTTGATGTCCCGCTATCAATTGATGGAGCGGAAACAGGCAGTGTATTATTTGCATTTTCCGAAGGATGAACAGGCATTTAATCAAGCCAGGCGGCGCATGGCTTATGAAGAATTACTTTTGTTTCAGTTGAAGATGCAGTGGTTTCGGAAAAATGAGCGTCAAGCCGGCGATGGACAGTCCAAAAGTTGGGATGCGGAGGCTGTTAACGCCTTTATTAAGAGGTTGCCATTTGAACTGACAACTGCGCAGGAGCAGGTATTATCGGATATTCTAAGCGATCTTTCTTCAATCGAACGTATGAATCGCTTGCTGCAAGGGGATGTGGGAAGCGGAAAAACGGTAGTTGCAGCGATTGCATTCTATGCGAACTTCCTTGCAGGCTTTCAGGGCGCATTAATGGTACCAACTGAAATTCTTGCAGAACAGCATGCAGCTTCGCTCCGTGAACTGTTTGCTGAATTAAAGGTCAACATTGCACATCTGAGCGGCTCTTCAAAAGTGAAGGAGAAGCGCGAAGTTTTAGAGATGCTAGCCTCGGGAGAAGTCGATTTGATTATTGGTACTCATGCTCTGATTCAGGAGGGTGTCAACTTTTCGAACCTTGGTCTTGTGATCACTGATGAACAGCACCGCTTCGGTGTGGCACAGCGACGCACACTAAAGCAAAAAGGGCTCAGGCCAGATGTGTTGTTTATGACTGCAACACCGATCCCAAGGACTTTGGCCATCAGTGCATTTGGGGATATGGATGTGTCCACAATTGATCAACTTCCAGCTGGCCGTAAACCCATCAAGACGCATTGGGGTAAACGGAATATGCTGCAACGGGTGTTGGCTTTTGTTGACAAGGAGATTGAGAAAGGGCATCAGGTATATGTGATTACGCCCTTAATCGAAGAGTCGGAAGCCCTTGAAGTTCAGAATGCAATTGAATTGCATCGGACATTAACGGAAGCATTACCTCACCGGAGATGTGGTTTGATGCACGGTCGTCTCCAACATCAGGAAAAAGAACAGGCAATGGCTGATTTTCAGTCCAATGCCATTCAACTTCTTGTATCGACTACCGTAGTGGAAGTGGGAGTGAACGTCCCAAACGCCACGGTTATGGTGATTTATGATGCAGACCGGTTCGGATTGGCTCAGCTTCATCAACTTCGGGGGAGGGTTGGGCGTGGTGCCGATCAATCCCATTGCATTTTACTCGCCGATCCGAAAACAGAGGTGGGTAAAGAACGGATGAGTATCATGACTGAGACAACGGATGGTTTTGAACTATCTCAGCGTGATTTGGAAATGCGGGGCCCCGGGGAATTTTTCGGTGTTCGTCAAAGTGGTATGCCGAAGTTCAAAGTTGCTGACCTCTTAGAGGATTACAGAATCCTTGAAACTGCCCGGAATGATGCGGCAAAAATTATCCAGTCGGGCGCCCTCTTCGAACACGATTCCTACAGGAGTCTATTAATGATGCTCGAATCCGATATTGCTTTTCAGGAAGAAAAAGTGGATTAA
- the sdaAA gene encoding L-serine ammonia-lyase, iron-sulfur-dependent, subunit alpha has product MFRNVSELIRQAEEKQIRISEVMIEQEMATQEVSRTEVMEKMEHNLSVMEAAVERGLTEDIRSVTGLTGGDGKKLQKYMQERRPLSGHVMLDAVSKAMATNEVNAAMGTICATPTAGSAGVVPGTLFAVKDQLDPTREDMIRFLFASGAFGFVIANNASISGAAGGCQAEIGSSSGMAAAAIVEMAGGTPDQSGQAMAIALKNMLGLVCDPVAGLVEVPCVKRNAAGASNAMIAADMALAGITSRIPCDEVIEAMFRIGQTMPATLRETGEGGLAATPTGRAYRDRIFGDKKGV; this is encoded by the coding sequence TTGTTCCGAAATGTGAGTGAATTAATTCGGCAAGCCGAAGAGAAACAAATTCGTATTTCAGAAGTCATGATTGAACAGGAAATGGCCACACAAGAGGTAAGTCGCACTGAAGTGATGGAAAAAATGGAGCATAATCTTTCCGTGATGGAAGCTGCGGTGGAACGAGGATTGACAGAAGACATCCGTTCGGTAACCGGTTTGACAGGTGGAGACGGCAAAAAACTGCAGAAGTATATGCAAGAGAGACGGCCATTATCAGGCCACGTTATGCTTGATGCAGTCAGTAAAGCAATGGCAACGAATGAAGTAAATGCTGCTATGGGAACGATTTGTGCGACTCCTACAGCAGGATCTGCAGGTGTGGTTCCAGGAACATTGTTTGCAGTGAAAGATCAGCTCGATCCGACACGTGAAGACATGATTCGTTTTCTTTTTGCCAGTGGAGCATTCGGGTTTGTCATTGCAAACAACGCATCGATTTCAGGTGCAGCGGGTGGTTGTCAGGCCGAGATTGGTTCTTCCTCTGGCATGGCAGCAGCGGCGATTGTTGAAATGGCAGGAGGAACACCTGATCAATCAGGTCAAGCCATGGCTATTGCTTTAAAGAATATGTTAGGACTGGTTTGCGACCCGGTGGCAGGACTTGTTGAAGTGCCTTGTGTGAAGAGGAATGCAGCCGGTGCATCGAACGCAATGATTGCAGCGGATATGGCTCTTGCAGGCATCACCAGCAGAATTCCATGTGATGAAGTGATCGAAGCGATGTTCCGTATCGGTCAGACCATGCCAGCTACCTTAAGAGAAACCGGGGAAGGCGGCCTTGCAGCTACCCCAACAGGGAGAGCATACCGGGACCGGATCTTTGGTGATAAAAAAGGAGTTTGA
- the sdaAB gene encoding L-serine ammonia-lyase, iron-sulfur-dependent subunit beta codes for MQFRSVFDIMGPVMIGPSSSHTAGAARIGLVARQLLEKEPTWVTFHLYGSFAKTYQGHGTDVALIGGVLGFDTFDERITQAFEHAKNSGLKYSFQEEDAQVEHPNTVRIRIGHDNDQVELVGISIGGGKVEIKEVNGFKLRLSGNHPAILVVHHDRYGTIASVATNLADKKMNIGHMEVSRKEEGKEALMVIEVDENVDESILRGLESLEHVTKVTKIHE; via the coding sequence ATGCAATTCCGAAGCGTATTTGATATCATGGGACCGGTTATGATCGGCCCTTCAAGTTCTCATACAGCCGGAGCGGCCAGAATTGGACTTGTAGCAAGACAATTGCTTGAGAAAGAACCAACGTGGGTAACATTTCATTTATACGGCTCTTTTGCGAAAACTTATCAAGGGCACGGAACAGATGTCGCGCTGATCGGAGGTGTGCTGGGCTTTGACACCTTTGATGAACGTATCACTCAAGCGTTTGAACATGCCAAAAACAGTGGACTCAAGTACTCCTTTCAAGAAGAGGATGCTCAGGTGGAACATCCAAACACTGTGAGAATCCGGATTGGTCATGATAATGACCAGGTTGAACTGGTCGGGATCTCAATCGGTGGCGGAAAAGTCGAAATTAAAGAAGTGAATGGCTTCAAATTAAGGCTTAGCGGCAATCATCCTGCCATTCTTGTCGTGCATCACGATCGATACGGTACGATTGCTTCTGTTGCGACAAATCTTGCAGATAAGAAGATGAATATCGGTCATATGGAAGTTTCCCGAAAAGAAGAGGGAAAAGAAGCGCTGATGGTCATAGAGGTAGATGAGAATGTCGATGAAAGTATACTGAGAGGTCTCGAATCTCTCGAACATGTCACGAAAGTCACCAAGATTCACGAATAA
- a CDS encoding DegV family protein, translated as MSKVIIVTDSTADIPPSLAKHFDITVVPLKVHFGDETYHDGVDLDSDGFYKKLSESDVMPTTSQPTPHQFEEVYRKLHDEHPEAAILSIHLSANLSGTYQSAHIASQNVAEEIDVTVIDSKKASYAIGVIVVEVAELASGGSDKEACLERVEELLDETTVLFMVDTMEYLEKNGRIGKASALIGSLLKIKPILSLNDDGEVYPFEKARGNKKAVQRIIDEFKKRFGEDPVHVGISHANAEAEANALMERLKTEFHVEKDVVTNIGPVIGTHVGPGTLSLSFARVK; from the coding sequence GTGTCGAAAGTTATTATTGTTACGGATTCAACTGCTGATATCCCACCGTCACTTGCAAAGCATTTTGACATTACGGTTGTTCCCTTGAAAGTACATTTCGGGGACGAGACTTATCATGACGGGGTGGATCTTGATTCAGACGGTTTTTATAAAAAATTATCTGAATCAGATGTTATGCCGACAACATCCCAGCCAACACCGCATCAGTTTGAGGAAGTATATCGTAAACTTCACGATGAACATCCGGAAGCAGCGATTTTATCGATTCATTTATCGGCAAATCTCTCAGGTACCTATCAATCTGCCCATATTGCGTCGCAGAATGTTGCCGAAGAAATCGATGTAACAGTAATTGATTCCAAAAAAGCCTCATATGCCATTGGTGTTATTGTCGTTGAAGTGGCAGAACTGGCATCGGGCGGTTCTGATAAGGAAGCCTGTCTCGAACGCGTTGAGGAACTCCTTGATGAAACGACTGTATTATTTATGGTCGATACGATGGAGTATTTAGAGAAAAATGGACGAATAGGTAAGGCTTCTGCTTTAATTGGTTCGTTATTGAAAATTAAACCGATCCTTTCATTGAATGATGATGGAGAGGTTTATCCGTTTGAAAAAGCCAGGGGTAATAAAAAAGCAGTACAACGAATTATTGATGAGTTCAAAAAAAGATTCGGTGAGGATCCGGTTCACGTCGGAATTTCACACGCCAATGCAGAAGCAGAAGCAAATGCATTAATGGAACGTTTGAAAACCGAATTCCATGTGGAAAAAGATGTCGTAACGAATATCGGCCCGGTAATCGGAACCCATGTTGGTCCTGGAACTTTATCTCTGTCTTTCGCCAGGGTGAAATAA